The following are from one region of the Gammaproteobacteria bacterium genome:
- a CDS encoding glycosyltransferase family 2 protein: MKEPFFSVVIVNYNAGDMLLKVMSSLAQQTYKNFEVIIVDNNSQDDSWRAAENLPFPCRLVRLNNNIGFAAANNLAVKNHVHGKWLFLLNPDAYPEPECLAAIVKNINQIDVDCFSCVLIDANQPTQLDGLGDAYHISGLHWRNGHGAPCCIMPAYPVEVFSACAAAAIYRTETYRRLGGFDETYFAYSEDVDLGFRLRLAGGKSVLLPDAKVHHVGSGITGRTSDFSIYHGHRNLTWTFMKNVPGPLILVLLPVHLLMIFYLGFLFAASGRFRIYMRAKADAFKQIRSLLARRKEIQRTRTCSCLDLLQMMSWMPRSFAAKVQNK; encoded by the coding sequence ATGAAGGAGCCTTTCTTCTCCGTCGTAATCGTCAATTATAATGCCGGTGACATGCTGCTTAAGGTCATGTCATCGCTAGCGCAGCAAACGTATAAAAATTTCGAAGTGATTATTGTCGATAATAATAGCCAGGATGATTCCTGGCGTGCGGCAGAAAACTTGCCTTTTCCATGCCGCTTAGTGCGATTGAACAACAATATTGGATTTGCCGCTGCCAATAATCTCGCTGTAAAAAATCATGTTCATGGTAAATGGTTATTTTTATTGAATCCCGATGCTTATCCAGAGCCCGAGTGCCTGGCAGCCATAGTAAAAAACATAAACCAAATAGACGTGGATTGCTTTTCCTGTGTATTAATTGACGCAAATCAGCCAACCCAACTGGATGGACTGGGCGATGCCTATCATATATCCGGATTACATTGGCGTAATGGTCATGGCGCTCCCTGCTGCATCATGCCCGCGTATCCGGTAGAAGTCTTCTCGGCGTGCGCGGCTGCTGCAATATATCGCACTGAAACATATCGCCGGTTAGGGGGCTTTGATGAAACTTACTTTGCTTATTCAGAAGATGTTGATCTTGGTTTCCGCTTACGGCTAGCCGGTGGGAAGAGCGTGTTACTACCCGATGCCAAAGTCCATCATGTCGGTTCGGGCATTACAGGCCGCACAAGCGATTTCTCGATTTATCATGGGCACCGCAACCTCACCTGGACATTTATGAAGAATGTGCCCGGTCCGCTAATACTCGTCCTCTTGCCAGTACATCTGCTCATGATATTTTATTTGGGATTCTTATTTGCTGCCTCTGGCCGCTTCAGAATTTATATGCGGGCTAAAGCCGATGCTTTTAAGCAGATCCGTTCTCTGTTGGCACGAAGGAAAGAAATCCAGCGTACCCGCACGTGTTCTTGCTTGGATTTACTGCAAATGATGTCCTGGATGCCACGCAGTTTTGCGGCTAAAGTACAAAACAAGTAA
- a CDS encoding glycosyltransferase, translating into MFEKNGVTQPLVSIIIRSMDRDTLPDALDSVAMQTYPNIEVVIVNAKGPDHRKLGDWCGHFPLRTIAIENDEPTDRSRAANIGLHSAKGSYLIFLDDDDLFCPEHITNLVTALQSHPSVRCVYSGVRVEHYVDQQLKNVTAFNEPYDRGRLWGRNFIPIHALLFEQSLVTIDHCGFDENLKVFEDWDFWIQLSQHSEILHIDKITATYRNYGYSGLGLKQDEAFIKESRSRVYDKWKLLLTGEQLEELIQYRENMISSLRDQSADKELLIASLQNRHEQARLASIRNEQSLQKTINDLQNTIHDLQKTIHDLSHSTSWRITAPLRFLIRIIRGQHQEAWDGLRRRVLPWLKRIYWRLPVRWRNKTLGVAYRIAGPLLSGTGHYEIWRANRAGFLAPGSVDAYGLLAGMVDLSTIAPLTTRPAGRIAIHAHIFYADLAEEFAKFLGNMPFPYDLFVSTPDEAANQICKQALAHLPQLEQLTITAVPNRGRDIAPLFCTFGEILQQYDYIAHIHSKKSLYNKNTTNAWSGWREYLFTNLLGSKTQIQKIFTLLTGEKAVGLVYPQNFSELSYIANSWLSNKALGYLWCHKLGITRVPIGYFDLPAGSMFWARTEALRPLFKAHIQIEDFPEETGQTDATLAHCIERLFVLVTKRSGFDAVILRDNKSVSWSRWRFEQYLLRSQTNAHAMLADPALRVVVFDIFDTLLTRPLLNPEMIKNIVARRVGGEAGKLYLECRAIAESQARQKAGRDIGLDAVFTEFSVLSGLSPEAANQLRSLEEAIELEIVTPRPEVITLLQLALSLGKRVVLASDMYLSKSVIEKMLTRHGISGWHAFYLSSDNGFRKDTGDFYRQLLIHENVSPSEVLMIGDNEHSDVQIPDNLGMKLLHVMRPVELARTIPRLGPLIESSLYSDDLHRQLTVGMITQANFHPVFFPNFDPADLVPATPWSIGFTIAGPVVLAFVQWLAEKAAADRMGRLYFLAREGQILKIVYDQWVSHNTNAIASDYLVLSRRAITVPMISNFDDMLQIARVQYFPNQLTEFIRERYGLALSDDDIEELARQGVWSKNKLVTVDKGEIDHLIPVLHALEKRILSIAQSERPGLLAYLNELGLNKATNAAIVDIGYSATVQGYLNEMINQRINGYYLMTRKPAEHVASQYKVIAAGYYCQYINPNIHSPIILRESFSLEKLLSSDDAQIVRYHQTGNGEVHPEFRELAAEERESMMTRTEIRRGIMDFVTQSITIRDKLVGDFKVPPDIATGLFEEFIEHPSQAEKDILSALVLDDHYCGRGIVS; encoded by the coding sequence ATGTTTGAAAAAAACGGCGTAACCCAACCTCTTGTCAGCATCATTATCCGCAGCATGGATCGCGATACGCTTCCCGATGCATTGGATTCTGTCGCCATGCAGACGTACCCGAATATTGAGGTCGTCATTGTCAATGCCAAAGGGCCAGATCATCGGAAGCTAGGCGATTGGTGCGGACATTTCCCGCTCAGAACTATTGCCATTGAAAATGATGAACCAACAGATAGAAGCCGAGCCGCCAACATTGGACTTCACTCAGCCAAAGGAAGTTATCTGATTTTCCTTGATGACGATGATTTATTTTGTCCGGAACACATTACCAATCTAGTTACTGCTCTACAAAGTCACCCCAGCGTTCGATGCGTATACTCTGGCGTTCGCGTTGAGCACTACGTGGATCAGCAACTTAAGAACGTCACTGCATTTAACGAACCTTATGATCGGGGTCGGCTTTGGGGAAGAAACTTTATTCCGATTCACGCCCTGTTGTTTGAACAATCTTTAGTCACTATCGATCATTGCGGTTTTGATGAAAATTTGAAAGTCTTCGAAGATTGGGATTTCTGGATTCAATTGAGTCAACACAGTGAAATATTGCATATCGATAAAATTACCGCTACTTATCGCAATTATGGATACTCTGGCTTAGGACTTAAACAGGATGAAGCTTTTATAAAGGAATCGAGAAGCCGAGTTTACGATAAATGGAAACTGCTTCTGACCGGTGAACAATTGGAGGAGTTAATTCAATACCGCGAGAATATGATATCCAGTCTCCGCGACCAGTCAGCTGATAAAGAACTATTGATCGCTTCGCTGCAAAATCGCCATGAGCAAGCTAGGCTTGCAAGTATTAGAAACGAACAATCGTTACAAAAAACAATTAACGATCTACAAAATACAATTCATGATTTGCAGAAAACAATCCATGATTTATCTCATTCAACCTCATGGAGAATCACTGCTCCGTTGCGCTTTCTAATCCGGATTATTCGTGGTCAGCATCAGGAGGCATGGGATGGGCTGCGCCGCAGAGTTTTACCTTGGCTGAAGCGTATCTACTGGCGGTTACCCGTACGCTGGCGCAACAAAACATTAGGTGTGGCTTACCGGATAGCCGGTCCTCTGCTCTCCGGAACGGGACATTATGAGATATGGCGTGCAAACAGAGCCGGTTTTTTAGCTCCGGGATCTGTCGATGCCTACGGCTTGCTGGCAGGAATGGTGGATCTTTCCACAATTGCTCCGCTAACAACACGACCAGCCGGACGCATTGCAATCCACGCACACATTTTCTATGCAGATCTGGCAGAGGAATTTGCAAAATTCTTGGGAAATATGCCGTTCCCCTATGACTTGTTTGTCTCAACACCCGATGAGGCAGCAAACCAAATATGCAAACAAGCTTTAGCGCATTTACCTCAACTGGAACAACTGACTATTACCGCTGTGCCTAATCGTGGGCGTGATATTGCCCCCCTGTTTTGCACCTTCGGAGAAATATTGCAGCAATATGATTACATCGCCCATATCCATAGCAAGAAATCACTTTATAACAAAAACACAACAAATGCGTGGAGTGGATGGCGAGAATATTTGTTCACAAATCTGCTAGGAAGCAAAACACAAATACAGAAAATATTCACACTCCTGACCGGAGAAAAAGCTGTCGGTCTTGTTTATCCGCAAAACTTCTCCGAATTATCCTATATTGCCAACTCCTGGCTTTCCAACAAAGCACTCGGATATCTCTGGTGCCACAAATTGGGTATCACCAGAGTCCCAATCGGGTATTTTGATTTACCAGCAGGATCCATGTTCTGGGCCCGGACAGAGGCACTGCGTCCGTTATTCAAAGCGCATATCCAGATTGAGGATTTTCCCGAAGAAACAGGACAAACCGACGCAACCCTGGCGCACTGCATAGAACGCTTATTTGTCCTGGTAACCAAGCGGTCAGGATTCGATGCCGTCATTCTTCGAGACAACAAATCCGTTAGTTGGTCTCGCTGGCGCTTTGAACAATATCTGTTACGAAGCCAAACGAATGCTCATGCTATGCTGGCTGATCCGGCTTTGCGTGTAGTTGTTTTCGATATTTTTGATACGTTACTGACTCGGCCGCTGCTTAATCCTGAGATGATTAAAAATATTGTCGCCCGGCGTGTCGGCGGTGAAGCAGGAAAACTTTATCTTGAATGTCGTGCCATCGCAGAATCTCAGGCGCGTCAGAAAGCAGGCCGCGATATTGGTCTGGATGCTGTTTTTACAGAGTTCTCCGTCTTATCTGGACTCTCACCCGAAGCCGCCAATCAGTTGCGTAGCCTTGAAGAAGCGATCGAGCTGGAAATCGTCACGCCACGACCGGAAGTCATCACTCTGCTACAACTTGCACTTTCCTTAGGTAAACGCGTCGTATTAGCCAGTGATATGTACCTATCCAAATCCGTTATCGAAAAAATGCTAACGCGCCACGGCATCAGTGGATGGCATGCGTTTTACTTATCTTCCGATAATGGCTTCAGAAAAGATACCGGTGATTTTTATCGGCAGTTGTTGATACATGAAAATGTGTCTCCAAGCGAAGTCCTGATGATTGGAGACAACGAACATTCCGATGTTCAAATTCCTGATAATCTGGGCATGAAGTTGCTGCATGTCATGCGGCCCGTTGAATTGGCGCGAACTATTCCCCGCTTGGGTCCACTCATCGAAAGTTCGTTATATAGCGATGATCTCCATCGGCAGCTTACCGTTGGCATGATTACGCAAGCAAATTTTCACCCTGTATTCTTCCCGAATTTCGATCCTGCAGATCTCGTTCCTGCCACACCTTGGTCGATTGGATTCACTATTGCCGGACCTGTGGTGCTGGCCTTCGTACAATGGCTGGCGGAAAAAGCCGCTGCCGACCGAATGGGGCGCTTGTATTTTCTTGCGCGCGAAGGGCAAATACTAAAAATAGTTTATGATCAGTGGGTATCCCATAATACCAACGCTATCGCATCTGACTATCTGGTGCTTTCCCGCCGCGCAATTACGGTACCTATGATCTCAAATTTTGATGATATGCTGCAAATTGCGCGTGTGCAGTATTTTCCAAACCAGTTAACTGAATTTATCCGGGAGCGATACGGATTAGCGTTATCTGATGACGATATTGAAGAACTTGCACGGCAGGGAGTCTGGTCAAAAAATAAGCTTGTCACAGTTGATAAAGGTGAAATTGATCATCTCATACCTGTATTGCACGCTCTGGAAAAACGTATTCTGTCCATTGCGCAATCTGAACGCCCAGGGCTGTTAGCTTATCTAAATGAGCTGGGATTGAATAAGGCAACTAATGCTGCCATTGTAGATATCGGTTATTCAGCTACCGTTCAAGGGTATTTGAATGAAATGATCAATCAAAGAATCAACGGCTACTATTTAATGACGCGCAAACCTGCCGAGCATGTCGCTTCTCAATACAAGGTCATCGCTGCGGGGTACTACTGTCAGTATATTAATCCTAATATTCACTCACCCATTATTTTAAGAGAAAGCTTTTCCTTGGAAAAATTATTAAGCTCTGATGATGCGCAAATCGTAAGGTATCATCAGACCGGCAATGGCGAGGTTCATCCTGAATTCCGTGAACTGGCAGCTGAAGAGCGTGAATCCATGATGACGCGCACGGAAATCAGGCGCGGAATAATGGATTTTGTAACCCAATCCATCACGATACGCGATAAATTAGTCGGCGATTTCAAAGTTCCTCCAGACATTGCAACCGGTTTATTTGAAGAATTTATCGAGCACCCTTCGCAAGCGGAAAAAGACATCCTAAGTGCATTGGTGCTGGATGATCACTACTGTGGCCGCGGGATTGTGAGTTAA
- a CDS encoding PIG-L family deacetylase encodes MKKFIEKWQQAKIAKLQLCPLPVPLIPIEAGRILIFAPHPDDEVLGCGGTLTLLRQKKCAVKVIFVTNGAGAGILSADALMIRRKEAAKSLAVLGVDDMFFFDEPDGSFRTSAGFEKKIRQLLQQFKPDWLFMPSVLDYHRDHVATGQAILSCWQQCGAPGRAFFYEIWSPLPATHVVDIASVIELKKQAISCYALPLSHCDYLSASIGLASYRGLYLPGKQGSNYAEAFTEIEKKTSLGGMLQKMLNLRLYLESFLQH; translated from the coding sequence ATGAAGAAATTTATAGAAAAGTGGCAACAAGCTAAGATAGCCAAGTTACAGCTTTGTCCATTACCGGTTCCACTTATTCCTATCGAGGCTGGAAGAATACTTATTTTCGCACCGCACCCGGATGATGAAGTACTTGGTTGCGGCGGCACGTTAACTTTGCTTCGGCAAAAGAAATGTGCTGTCAAGGTCATTTTCGTCACCAACGGTGCCGGCGCCGGGATCCTCAGTGCCGATGCACTTATGATCCGGCGAAAGGAAGCAGCAAAATCTTTAGCAGTATTGGGTGTAGACGACATGTTTTTCTTCGATGAACCCGATGGCAGCTTCCGCACTTCAGCCGGCTTTGAGAAAAAAATCCGGCAATTACTGCAGCAATTTAAGCCGGATTGGCTGTTCATGCCTTCCGTACTTGACTATCACCGCGACCATGTTGCAACCGGTCAAGCCATTTTATCCTGCTGGCAACAGTGTGGCGCACCGGGGCGCGCATTTTTTTACGAGATCTGGAGTCCGCTTCCCGCCACGCATGTGGTGGATATCGCGAGTGTAATCGAACTTAAGAAACAGGCAATCTCCTGTTATGCATTGCCGCTGTCCCACTGCGACTACCTGTCTGCCAGCATTGGGTTAGCAAGTTACCGCGGTCTCTATCTTCCCGGCAAGCAAGGCAGCAACTATGCAGAAGCCTTCACTGAAATTGAAAAAAAAACCTCTTTGGGAGGCATGCTGCAAAAAATGTTAAACTTGCGCCTCTATCTCGAAAGCTTTTTACAGCATTAG
- a CDS encoding glycosyltransferase family 4 protein codes for MVTRETRSDQRYGLGRSLAPLVEELRRRGIDVDYLCQADLGQRALLWQIRIGHFLASLTRNSKTATDFPALLYGIFERFNMGRLAAKLAVKQDYTHVHCHDPLIAAGLRFFLRFNFGSHVAWGVTEHGYGCYAQAIHEDGARLGRYTMRWMRNWEAKILLSASWVIAPTHSGIAQIARDLGISAVPSNWYQVAHAHPKLNHYGKEEARNRLGWNSNTIYLLAIGRIAPVKQFPLLIQACARLKIKKDFQLVILGEGNHDDLQKLAQQLSFPRKIIFAITEDIGLYLCAADLYISASASESFGMANLEALTAGTAAICTAVGGVPEVVGDGAFLAEPDLDSLSEAIQRMLNDKALCEEIAQKGQLRAKAWPDIIHVADIYEEIYRKVATS; via the coding sequence ATGGTTACCCGCGAAACCCGCTCAGACCAACGCTACGGTCTCGGTCGCAGCCTAGCTCCCTTGGTCGAAGAGCTTCGTCGCCGTGGAATCGATGTTGATTATCTTTGCCAAGCCGATTTAGGTCAACGTGCACTACTTTGGCAAATACGAATTGGGCACTTTCTGGCAAGCTTAACCAGGAATAGCAAAACCGCCACAGATTTTCCAGCTCTACTTTATGGAATATTCGAGCGCTTCAATATGGGTCGGCTTGCCGCAAAATTGGCCGTAAAACAAGATTACACTCATGTACATTGCCATGATCCTCTCATCGCAGCCGGCTTACGTTTTTTCTTGCGATTCAACTTTGGAAGTCATGTAGCCTGGGGAGTAACAGAGCATGGTTACGGCTGCTATGCTCAGGCCATTCACGAGGATGGCGCTCGCCTTGGCCGATACACAATGCGCTGGATGCGCAATTGGGAAGCGAAAATATTGCTTTCTGCTTCTTGGGTAATCGCTCCGACCCACAGCGGCATCGCTCAGATTGCCCGCGACTTGGGAATTTCTGCAGTACCATCAAACTGGTATCAAGTGGCTCATGCGCATCCGAAACTTAACCATTACGGAAAGGAAGAAGCACGAAATCGGCTTGGTTGGAACAGTAACACAATTTATTTACTTGCAATCGGCCGTATCGCACCAGTCAAACAGTTTCCACTATTGATTCAGGCTTGTGCCAGATTAAAGATAAAAAAAGACTTTCAATTAGTAATCCTGGGTGAAGGAAATCACGACGATCTACAAAAACTAGCACAACAATTGAGCTTTCCGCGAAAAATCATATTCGCCATTACCGAAGATATTGGTTTATATCTTTGTGCCGCCGATCTGTATATCAGTGCTTCTGCTTCTGAATCCTTCGGCATGGCCAATCTCGAGGCCTTAACTGCTGGCACTGCTGCGATCTGTACCGCTGTAGGCGGCGTACCGGAGGTGGTAGGTGATGGTGCATTCCTGGCAGAACCGGATCTTGATTCCTTGTCAGAAGCAATACAACGTATGTTGAATGACAAAGCGCTATGTGAAGAAATCGCACAAAAAGGACAATTAAGAGCCAAAGCATGGCCAGATATTATTCATGTTGCTGATATATATGAAGAAATTTATAGAAAAGTGGCAACAAGCTAA
- a CDS encoding GNAT family N-acetyltransferase has product MTQSANHNHIQDIRHYRQADPIAATIASASPSPFKDLTFPLNVYAHALLLQEGKAAYLHYGLFQDDKTSLKAAQQFSTDLLLAKLPPPPCRILEVGIGLGTTFSLLQQRGYTVHGITPDAQQIAYIQKSLGTTTPVSCHSLETFSAAAGSFDVVLFQESAQYIEPLVIFNQALDLLSPAGQLFIIDEFTLQHDAARPGGLHLINNMITLAERFGFELLEKMDLSAMAAPTLDYLLAATRTHRQKLLKDLALSDEQLNQLDESNRTYREKYASGHYGYALLHFRKKAPLKWRLRLLEKNQTPEIFNLFKKTFHQDITPSFWHWKYGSNASRAIGVWRENELIAHYGGISRKILFFGQPQTAVQIGDVMVDASERGTLTRKGPFFLMAATFLERYIGYNKPYLIGFGFPNVRAMKVAERLGLYAEVGQMVEFSWTPLAKWPRVKTRLHPIDRADDPRAAAAVEECWRKMAENLRTALVGIRDWPYLQRRYLNHPTQRYQLMLVRNRFGGRARGILVLRHDTFGCEIVDIIAPLSEIPLLVLHARRLAGINGHDRLFCRITENFAAYFAAAGGTKQALDIRIPASIWDAAPSVDSLRNHWWLMSGDTDFR; this is encoded by the coding sequence ATGACCCAATCAGCTAATCACAATCACATACAGGATATTCGGCACTATCGCCAAGCCGACCCTATCGCCGCCACTATCGCATCAGCATCACCCTCGCCGTTCAAGGATTTGACTTTTCCATTGAATGTATATGCACATGCATTGCTGCTGCAGGAAGGTAAAGCCGCTTATTTACACTATGGATTGTTCCAGGATGATAAAACCAGCCTGAAGGCGGCACAGCAATTTTCTACCGATCTGCTGCTGGCGAAACTACCGCCGCCTCCATGCCGCATCCTGGAAGTTGGCATTGGCCTGGGCACCACTTTTTCTTTGCTGCAGCAGCGCGGTTATACTGTTCATGGCATCACACCTGACGCCCAACAAATTGCGTATATCCAGAAATCGCTTGGCACAACCACCCCTGTCAGCTGCCATTCTCTGGAAACATTTTCAGCCGCAGCGGGAAGCTTTGACGTGGTTCTATTTCAGGAATCAGCGCAATACATTGAACCGTTGGTGATTTTTAATCAAGCATTGGATCTGCTGTCGCCGGCGGGGCAATTATTTATTATTGACGAATTTACACTGCAACATGATGCAGCAAGACCGGGCGGGCTTCACCTGATCAATAATATGATCACACTGGCCGAACGATTTGGTTTTGAATTGCTTGAAAAGATGGATTTATCCGCCATGGCGGCACCGACATTGGATTATTTGCTGGCAGCGACCCGGACGCACCGGCAAAAATTGCTCAAAGATCTTGCATTGAGCGATGAACAATTGAATCAACTCGATGAATCCAATCGCACTTATCGAGAAAAATATGCCAGCGGTCATTACGGCTACGCTCTGCTGCACTTCAGAAAAAAAGCCCCCCTTAAATGGCGCTTGCGGCTGCTGGAAAAAAATCAGACCCCGGAAATATTCAATTTATTCAAAAAAACATTCCATCAGGACATAACCCCCTCTTTCTGGCACTGGAAGTATGGTTCGAATGCAAGCCGCGCAATCGGCGTGTGGCGGGAAAATGAACTCATCGCCCACTACGGCGGCATTAGCCGGAAAATTCTGTTCTTCGGTCAACCTCAAACCGCCGTACAAATCGGGGATGTCATGGTTGATGCCAGCGAACGTGGCACATTGACTAGAAAAGGTCCTTTTTTCTTGATGGCGGCAACCTTTCTGGAACGTTATATCGGTTACAACAAACCTTATCTGATAGGCTTCGGTTTTCCCAATGTACGAGCGATGAAAGTGGCGGAACGGCTTGGATTGTACGCAGAAGTCGGGCAAATGGTTGAGTTTTCATGGACACCGTTGGCGAAATGGCCGCGCGTAAAAACCCGGCTACATCCGATCGACCGAGCAGACGATCCCCGGGCTGCCGCTGCAGTCGAAGAATGCTGGCGGAAAATGGCTGAAAATTTGCGTACAGCGCTGGTCGGCATCCGCGATTGGCCTTATCTGCAGCGCCGCTACCTGAATCACCCCACGCAACGTTATCAACTGATGCTGGTAAGAAACCGCTTCGGCGGCCGGGCGCGAGGTATTCTGGTATTGCGTCACGATACTTTCGGTTGCGAAATCGTTGACATCATTGCACCGCTGTCCGAAATTCCTCTACTCGTTTTGCACGCCAGAAGGCTGGCCGGCATCAATGGCCATGATCGGCTGTTTTGCCGCATCACAGAAAATTTCGCCGCATATTTCGCTGCCGCCGGCGGGACAAAACAAGCGCTGGATATCCGTATCCCCGCGAGCATTTGGGATGCGGCTCCATCGGTTGATTCGTTGCGCAATCATTGGTGGCTAATGTCTGGTGATACAGATTTCCGGTAA
- a CDS encoding ABC transporter ATP-binding protein, which produces MSFSTTNSEPAIKALNLSKSYQLYQRSSDRLKQFLWPHRWLGLRQYYRELKALQDISLLVMPGEVVGIVGQNGSGKSTLLQLICGTLTPTHGEVRINGRIAALLELGAGFNPEFTGRENIFMSAAILGFSSTEIADRIESIIDFSGVRDFIDQPVKTYSSGMYVRLAFSVAINVDPDILVIDEALSVGDGAFARKSFSRIMQMRDAGKTILFCSHSLFQVESLCTRAIWVNKGQIVLDGESAQVVSAYQAFLDKTASDMAPETPIPDLTISAAPHTKSAMGSAHLEKVKLQIDGNDVQHAMITSGQSSIMLRIAFVSDPSLPCPTVAMTLQTQDGRTITSAATWEDQFTVQRSPAGTGRICLKLDQLPLLKGEYLINIYLLCERGLHLYDSAVGVASLQVKQAGRLQGFFSIPHQWENNTIIHNDPIS; this is translated from the coding sequence ATGTCCTTTAGTACCACAAATTCCGAACCAGCCATTAAAGCGCTTAATCTCTCAAAATCTTATCAGTTGTACCAACGCTCCTCCGACCGTTTAAAGCAGTTTTTATGGCCGCATCGCTGGTTGGGTTTACGCCAATATTATCGCGAGCTGAAGGCATTGCAAGACATCAGTTTGCTGGTGATGCCTGGGGAAGTCGTTGGCATTGTAGGACAAAACGGCTCTGGAAAATCGACACTGCTACAATTGATTTGCGGTACTTTGACACCCACACACGGCGAAGTACGGATAAACGGCCGTATCGCTGCATTGCTGGAGCTGGGCGCCGGATTCAATCCGGAATTCACCGGGCGTGAAAATATTTTCATGAGTGCGGCAATCTTGGGGTTCAGTTCAACCGAAATTGCCGATCGCATTGAATCCATCATTGATTTCTCCGGTGTGCGCGACTTCATCGACCAACCGGTAAAAACCTATTCCAGCGGCATGTATGTGCGCCTGGCATTTTCCGTTGCGATTAATGTCGATCCGGATATTCTGGTAATCGACGAAGCCTTGTCTGTCGGTGACGGCGCTTTCGCCCGCAAATCATTTAGCCGTATTATGCAAATGCGCGATGCAGGCAAAACAATATTGTTCTGCTCACACTCGCTATTTCAAGTTGAATCTCTGTGCACCCGTGCAATCTGGGTTAATAAAGGTCAGATCGTATTGGATGGCGAATCGGCACAAGTAGTATCGGCTTATCAAGCCTTTCTGGATAAAACCGCCTCTGATATGGCACCTGAAACTCCCATCCCAGATTTGACCATTTCCGCAGCACCCCATACAAAATCCGCAATGGGAAGCGCGCATTTGGAAAAAGTAAAATTGCAGATAGACGGCAACGATGTGCAGCATGCTATGATCACCAGCGGCCAATCGAGTATCATGCTGCGGATAGCTTTTGTTTCGGATCCTTCATTGCCTTGTCCCACCGTTGCCATGACATTGCAGACACAGGATGGGCGTACAATCACCAGTGCAGCAACATGGGAAGACCAATTTACCGTGCAACGCTCACCGGCCGGCACGGGCCGGATTTGCCTCAAGCTGGATCAGCTGCCGCTGCTTAAAGGCGAATATCTGATTAATATCTATTTATTATGCGAACGTGGCTTGCATCTCTATGATTCGGCAGTGGGTGTCGCAAGCTTGCAAGTAAAGCAGGCGGGACGCTTGCAGGGATTCTTTTCAATTCCTCATCAATGGGAAAATAATACGATCATTCATAATGACCCAATCAGCTAA
- a CDS encoding ABC transporter permease, producing MTKREVIGRYRGSFLGLLWTFVNPVLMLSIYTFVFGVIFKVRLDPHNSHIHDDQFAFAMLLFTGLILFNLFSECLSRAPGLILNNVNYVKKVIFPLEILPLVSLGSALFHAGISFLVLFSSLLIIEHPLQWTVILLPLILLPLIMLTAGLSWILASIGVFVRDIGQFIGLILTMLLFLSPIFYPASALPEAVRDYLFLNPLTLIIEQARAVILYGQLPEWSSLALYYLIAFFVAWSGLMWFKKTRKGFADVL from the coding sequence ATGACCAAGCGGGAAGTGATTGGCCGGTACCGGGGTTCGTTCCTGGGCCTGCTATGGACGTTTGTCAATCCCGTTCTGATGCTGTCCATCTATACGTTTGTTTTTGGCGTGATATTCAAAGTCCGCCTGGATCCCCACAATAGCCATATACACGACGATCAATTTGCTTTTGCCATGTTATTGTTCACTGGACTGATCCTGTTCAACTTATTCTCCGAATGCTTATCCCGCGCGCCCGGACTGATCCTGAATAATGTAAACTATGTCAAGAAAGTCATTTTCCCTTTGGAAATATTGCCCTTAGTATCTCTCGGTTCCGCACTGTTTCATGCCGGAATCAGTTTTTTGGTATTATTTTCTTCTCTATTGATCATCGAACATCCGCTCCAATGGACAGTCATTTTACTGCCGCTCATTCTGTTGCCGCTCATTATGCTTACCGCAGGATTGTCCTGGATACTGGCTTCAATCGGGGTTTTTGTTCGTGACATCGGTCAATTTATTGGTTTGATCTTAACCATGCTGTTATTCCTCAGCCCAATTTTTTATCCTGCTTCCGCGTTGCCGGAAGCCGTGCGGGATTATCTCTTCCTCAATCCGCTGACTCTCATAATCGAACAGGCGCGAGCAGTGATTCTCTATGGGCAGTTGCCGGAATGGAGCAGCCTCGCTTTATACTATCTGATCGCCTTTTTCGTCGCGTGGTCTGGTTTGATGTGGTTTAAAAAAACACGTAAAGGATTTGCTGATGTCCTTTAG